One part of the Corallococcus caeni genome encodes these proteins:
- a CDS encoding TetR/AcrR family transcriptional regulator — MPRPSNTEARREQIVAGLLKAMAERGYEGASVAEIARAAGLSAGLVHYHFEDKQEILLTLVRSLASRARQRFATRASKLAADDARGRVEAFVDAFLATGPDADVAAVAGWVTISAEAIRQPEVRVAYEEVVRADLEHLEALVAAAVGKRRARPLAAGLFAAIQGYFVLSASAPGLVPPGSAAGTVKRMAAGLLDAATLSPSDREVS, encoded by the coding sequence ATGCCACGACCCTCCAACACCGAAGCGCGCCGGGAGCAGATCGTCGCCGGGCTGCTCAAGGCCATGGCCGAGCGCGGCTATGAAGGCGCGTCCGTGGCCGAGATTGCCCGGGCGGCGGGCCTGAGCGCGGGGCTGGTGCACTACCACTTCGAGGACAAGCAGGAGATCCTCCTGACCCTGGTGCGCTCGCTGGCCTCGCGCGCCCGGCAGCGCTTCGCCACCCGGGCGTCGAAGCTCGCGGCGGACGACGCGCGCGGGCGGGTGGAGGCGTTCGTGGACGCGTTCCTGGCCACCGGGCCGGACGCGGACGTGGCGGCGGTGGCGGGCTGGGTCACCATCAGCGCGGAGGCCATCCGGCAGCCGGAGGTCCGCGTCGCCTACGAAGAGGTGGTGCGCGCGGACCTGGAGCACCTGGAGGCGCTGGTCGCGGCGGCGGTGGGCAAGCGCCGCGCGCGCCCCCTGGCCGCGGGCCTGTTCGCCGCCATCCAGGGCTACTTCGTGCTCTCCGCGAGCGCCCCCGGCCTCGTGCCCCCGGGCTCCGCGGCGGGCACGGTGAAGCGCATGGC
- a CDS encoding adenine phosphoribosyltransferase, translating to MSLDPTLVSDLQAVLRDVPDFPKPGIVFKDITPMLADPRLFGRVVNAMSAPFRGQHITKVVGVESRGFLLGAPIALALEAGFVPARKPGKLPHKRIVERYSLEYGADGVEMHEDAILKDERILVVDDVLATGGTADATGRLVTRLGGQIVGYAFLITLDFLEGAKRLGPDKVTSLLTF from the coding sequence ATGTCCCTCGACCCCACGCTCGTCTCCGACCTCCAGGCCGTCCTGCGCGACGTCCCGGACTTCCCCAAGCCCGGCATCGTCTTCAAGGACATCACCCCCATGCTGGCCGACCCCCGCCTCTTCGGCCGGGTGGTCAACGCCATGTCCGCCCCCTTCCGGGGCCAGCACATCACCAAGGTGGTGGGCGTGGAGTCGCGCGGCTTCCTGCTGGGCGCCCCCATCGCGCTGGCGCTGGAGGCGGGCTTCGTCCCGGCGCGCAAGCCCGGCAAGCTCCCCCACAAGCGCATCGTGGAGCGCTACTCGCTGGAGTACGGCGCGGACGGCGTGGAGATGCACGAGGACGCCATCCTCAAGGACGAGCGCATCCTCGTGGTGGATGACGTGCTCGCCACTGGCGGCACCGCCGACGCCACAGGAAGGCTCGTCACCCGGCTGGGCGGGCAGATTGTCGGTTACGCCTTCCTCATCACGCTCGACTTCCTCGAGGGCGCGAAGCGGCTGGGGCCGGACAAGGTGACGTCCCTCCTCACCTTCTAG
- a CDS encoding DEAD/DEAH box helicase yields the protein MQAVQTTADTRDPLSPQDGLWLRALKAEVEPATFKKGREVAEGRRVFGLTREPERIRAQVAGPSGERYDVALIPGEGKVVSSCTCPVWNTNGPHCEHVVAVALIYAARFRPPPPPQKAAPPPPPPEPEDLGPDDEVEIPGGGAPGMEGVSLPALAKVESWLGLSSLPDYEFLYRLTPANTGAGGSNGRHWVVDVRRQDAQTKGPVHVKRLLQAGSRIAPADERIFMVLSRHEHRYDSRIVLSDEDLCEVLELLRQRRVIYRGTPLVYMDQPVRPQIHLESRPDGATAQIELLFPDGVGYPLKDVIVLAGRRTYVIQAQNLHAVEPDFPPRLLRKWLLEPTMAFPAGQLDRVLTFFAAHLPRFRMSLKADDIEVDESVEPRFVLTLEGAAERVKVQLAARYGQTTVAVSPTATHLGYASGVGEDARKLYRRRDEVERAAGKLLLDQGLRFDQASQAFDATGDVALEFWARGLAGLPAEWERYGVQAPKVRLRPKLKPRIRVGMSGVQWFDLDAEFVTDDQAVDLGAVRMWLDSGRKFVPLKDGSFAEADVAEIKRVADLLEEAGAMPGRTRTRLPLHQAVALDLLADLGEFTEVEAKARQAMLALRESAGVPKVAVPEGLQATLRHYQEAGLSWLWFLRRHGLSGILADDMGLGKTIQSLSLMQKVANDEGRKPSLVVAPTSVLANWEREAERFTPGLKAMVWHGQDRRERAEDLKEMDLVLTSYALVRRDLEQLSQVGFRYVILDEAQNIKNADSATAQACKSLPSETRLALTGTPLENRLSELWSIFDFLMPGFLGSAEGFSDRYEQPIQVANDATAKDRLRRRIQPFIMRRLKTEVAKDLPPKTESVAWCEMEPGQAALYREVLEESRRKVHESIEKVGFKRSRVSILAALMRLRQVCCDPRLLKMPPGTLLPSSAKLERFMELVADLVAEGHRALVFSQFTEMLELLKQEADKKGLRYLYLDGRTKDRMGKVDEYNRPDGPPLFFISLKAGGTGLNLTAADYVIHFDPWWNPAVEDQATDRTHRIGQTRAVISYKLITRGTVEEKILSLQRRKRDLAAGVLGTDGDDMGRNLTEQDIQELFTEI from the coding sequence TTGCAAGCCGTGCAAACCACCGCTGACACCCGAGACCCTCTCTCCCCCCAGGACGGACTCTGGCTCCGCGCCCTCAAGGCCGAGGTCGAGCCCGCCACGTTCAAGAAAGGCCGCGAGGTGGCTGAAGGCCGCCGCGTCTTCGGCCTCACGCGTGAACCCGAACGCATCCGCGCGCAGGTCGCGGGTCCGTCCGGCGAACGCTATGACGTGGCCCTGATACCGGGAGAGGGGAAAGTCGTTTCCTCCTGCACCTGCCCGGTCTGGAACACCAACGGCCCGCATTGCGAGCACGTGGTCGCCGTGGCACTCATCTACGCGGCCCGCTTCCGGCCGCCGCCCCCGCCACAAAAGGCCGCACCCCCGCCTCCGCCGCCGGAACCCGAGGACCTGGGTCCGGACGACGAGGTGGAGATTCCCGGAGGCGGTGCGCCGGGAATGGAAGGCGTCAGCCTGCCCGCGCTCGCGAAGGTGGAGAGCTGGCTGGGCCTGTCGTCGCTGCCCGACTACGAGTTCCTCTACCGGCTCACCCCCGCCAACACCGGCGCGGGTGGCTCCAACGGCCGCCACTGGGTCGTGGACGTGCGCCGTCAGGACGCGCAGACCAAGGGGCCCGTGCACGTGAAGCGGCTGCTCCAGGCGGGCAGCCGCATCGCGCCCGCGGACGAGCGCATCTTCATGGTGCTGTCGCGCCACGAGCATCGCTACGACTCGCGCATCGTGCTGTCCGACGAGGACCTGTGCGAGGTGCTGGAGCTGTTGCGCCAGCGCCGGGTCATCTACCGGGGCACGCCGCTGGTCTACATGGACCAGCCGGTGCGGCCGCAAATCCATCTGGAGTCGCGTCCGGATGGCGCCACCGCGCAGATTGAACTGCTGTTCCCGGACGGCGTGGGCTACCCGCTCAAGGACGTCATCGTGCTCGCGGGCCGGCGCACCTACGTCATCCAGGCGCAGAACCTCCACGCGGTGGAGCCGGACTTCCCGCCGCGCCTGCTGCGCAAGTGGCTGCTGGAACCGACCATGGCCTTCCCGGCCGGACAGCTGGACCGGGTGCTGACGTTCTTCGCCGCGCACCTGCCGCGCTTCCGCATGTCGCTGAAGGCGGACGACATCGAGGTCGACGAGTCGGTGGAGCCGCGCTTCGTCCTCACGCTGGAGGGCGCCGCCGAGCGCGTGAAGGTGCAGCTGGCCGCGCGTTACGGCCAGACGACGGTGGCGGTGTCCCCCACGGCCACGCACCTGGGCTACGCCAGCGGCGTGGGCGAGGACGCGCGCAAGCTGTACCGGCGCCGCGACGAGGTGGAGCGCGCTGCGGGCAAGCTGCTGCTCGACCAGGGCCTGCGCTTCGACCAGGCCTCGCAGGCGTTCGACGCGACGGGCGACGTGGCCCTGGAGTTCTGGGCACGGGGCCTCGCGGGTCTCCCCGCCGAGTGGGAGCGCTACGGCGTGCAGGCGCCCAAGGTGCGGCTGCGCCCGAAGCTCAAGCCGCGCATCCGCGTGGGCATGAGCGGCGTGCAGTGGTTCGACCTGGACGCGGAGTTCGTCACCGACGACCAGGCCGTGGACCTGGGCGCCGTGCGCATGTGGCTGGACTCCGGTCGCAAGTTCGTCCCGCTGAAGGACGGCTCCTTCGCGGAGGCGGACGTCGCGGAGATCAAGCGCGTGGCGGACCTCCTGGAGGAGGCCGGCGCCATGCCGGGCCGCACCCGCACGCGGCTGCCCTTGCACCAGGCGGTGGCGTTGGACCTGCTCGCGGACCTGGGCGAGTTCACCGAGGTGGAGGCCAAGGCCCGTCAGGCCATGCTCGCGCTGCGCGAGTCCGCCGGCGTGCCGAAGGTGGCCGTGCCGGAGGGCCTTCAGGCCACCCTGCGCCACTACCAGGAGGCGGGCCTGTCCTGGCTCTGGTTCCTGCGTCGCCACGGGCTGTCCGGCATCCTCGCGGACGACATGGGTCTGGGAAAGACCATCCAGTCCCTGAGCCTGATGCAGAAGGTGGCCAACGACGAGGGCCGCAAGCCGTCCCTGGTGGTCGCGCCCACGAGCGTGCTCGCCAACTGGGAGCGCGAGGCGGAGCGCTTCACGCCGGGCCTCAAGGCCATGGTGTGGCACGGGCAGGACCGCCGCGAGCGCGCGGAAGACCTGAAGGAGATGGACCTGGTGCTCACGTCGTACGCGCTGGTGCGCCGCGACCTGGAGCAGCTGTCCCAGGTGGGCTTCCGCTACGTCATCCTGGACGAGGCGCAGAACATCAAGAACGCGGACAGCGCCACCGCGCAGGCGTGCAAGTCGCTGCCCAGCGAGACGCGCCTCGCGCTCACCGGTACGCCGCTGGAGAACCGGCTGTCGGAGCTCTGGAGCATCTTCGACTTCCTGATGCCCGGCTTCCTGGGCAGCGCGGAGGGCTTCAGCGACCGCTACGAGCAGCCCATCCAGGTGGCCAACGACGCCACCGCGAAGGACCGGCTGCGCCGCCGCATCCAGCCCTTCATCATGCGCCGGCTCAAGACGGAGGTGGCCAAGGACCTGCCGCCGAAGACGGAGAGCGTCGCGTGGTGCGAGATGGAGCCCGGCCAGGCCGCGCTCTACCGCGAGGTGCTGGAGGAGAGCCGCCGCAAGGTGCACGAGTCCATCGAGAAGGTGGGCTTCAAGCGCAGCCGCGTGTCCATCCTCGCGGCGCTCATGCGCCTGCGTCAGGTGTGCTGCGATCCGCGCCTGCTCAAGATGCCGCCCGGCACGCTGCTGCCGTCCAGCGCGAAGCTGGAGCGCTTCATGGAACTGGTGGCGGACCTGGTGGCGGAAGGCCACCGCGCGCTCGTCTTCAGCCAGTTCACGGAGATGCTGGAGCTCCTGAAGCAGGAGGCGGACAAGAAGGGCCTGCGCTACCTCTACCTGGACGGCCGCACCAAGGACCGCATGGGCAAGGTGGACGAGTACAACCGCCCTGACGGCCCGCCGCTCTTCTTCATCAGCCTCAAGGCGGGCGGCACCGGTTTGAACCTCACCGCCGCGGACTACGTCATCCACTTCGACCCGTGGTGGAACCCCGCCGTGGAGGACCAGGCCACGGACCGTACGCACCGCATCGGCCAGACGCGCGCGGTCATCAGCTACAAGCTGATTACCCGCGGCACGGTGGAGGAGAAGATCCTCAGCCTCCAGCGCCGCAAGCGCGACCTCGCCGCCGGCGTGTTGGGTACGGACGGGGACGACATGGGCCGCAACCTCACGGAACAGGACATCCAGGAGCTGTTCACCGAAATCTGA
- the recN gene encoding DNA repair protein RecN, producing MLLGLRISNVAVIEEVEVAFGAGLTVLTGETGAGKSILVDALGLLLGGRADADVIRAGCEDAAVEGVFARTPVLAARLEELGLPDLGEEVLVRRVLGRTGRGKVYVNGALVTLGVLGKLTRGAVDIAGQHEHVSLFDSGLHRVLLDKYGGLEEALAAYGREWANLREVDSRMDALGGDDAKVRERAEFLRFQLDEITRLDPESGEDVKLDAERRRLGSAQKLKRHGAEAELLVSGEAPSAVEIVGRALGLVHEGVKLDATLAPVAQSLSTALSELEEAARRLNRYVEGLESDPGRLGEVEERLDALKRLCRKHGVTLDGVLKKRGELETELGTLENRREILEELNQERKRVEERARKAALALSRARKASAGAFSQQVREGLGGLAMGKAAFEVRVTAGEALRPDGLDEVEFFFSANPGEPARPLAKVASGGEASRLLLALKRALADSDACGCYILDEADAGVSGAIADVVGRMIREVSSHRQVLCITHLPQVAAYADAHLLIKKSVKGERTVSQVLPLAAGAERTQELARMMSGVEVTREALGAAEALVRSAHRATPRARRESGPEGNSPRGRLRRTA from the coding sequence GTGCTGCTGGGTCTTCGGATTTCGAACGTTGCGGTGATTGAGGAGGTGGAGGTCGCGTTTGGCGCGGGCCTCACCGTCCTCACGGGTGAGACGGGGGCCGGCAAGTCCATTCTCGTGGACGCGCTGGGCCTCCTGCTCGGGGGCAGGGCGGATGCGGACGTCATCCGTGCGGGCTGCGAGGACGCGGCGGTGGAGGGCGTGTTCGCCCGGACACCGGTGCTGGCCGCGCGCCTGGAGGAACTGGGCCTCCCGGACCTGGGAGAGGAGGTGCTCGTGCGCCGCGTGCTCGGGCGCACCGGGCGCGGAAAGGTCTACGTCAACGGCGCGCTGGTGACGCTGGGCGTGCTGGGGAAGCTCACCCGGGGCGCGGTGGACATCGCGGGCCAGCATGAGCACGTGAGCCTCTTCGACTCCGGGCTGCACCGGGTGCTGCTCGACAAGTACGGCGGCCTGGAGGAAGCCCTGGCCGCGTACGGCCGCGAGTGGGCGAACCTGCGCGAAGTGGACTCCCGCATGGACGCGCTGGGCGGCGACGACGCCAAGGTGCGCGAGCGCGCGGAGTTCCTGCGCTTCCAGCTGGACGAAATCACGCGCCTGGACCCGGAGTCCGGCGAGGACGTGAAGCTGGACGCGGAGCGCCGGCGGCTGGGCAGCGCCCAGAAGCTCAAGCGCCACGGCGCGGAGGCCGAACTGCTGGTGTCGGGGGAAGCACCGTCCGCGGTGGAGATCGTCGGGCGCGCGCTGGGGCTCGTGCACGAGGGCGTCAAGCTCGACGCGACGCTCGCGCCCGTGGCGCAGTCGCTCAGCACCGCGCTGTCGGAGCTGGAGGAGGCCGCGCGCCGGCTCAACCGCTACGTGGAGGGGCTGGAGTCCGACCCCGGGCGGCTGGGCGAGGTGGAGGAGCGGCTGGACGCGCTCAAGCGGCTGTGCCGCAAGCACGGCGTGACGCTGGACGGCGTCCTCAAGAAGCGCGGCGAGCTGGAGACGGAGCTGGGCACGCTGGAGAACCGGCGCGAAATCCTGGAGGAGCTGAACCAGGAGCGCAAACGCGTGGAGGAGCGGGCGCGCAAGGCGGCGCTGGCACTGTCCCGCGCGCGCAAGGCCTCCGCGGGGGCCTTCTCCCAGCAGGTGCGCGAGGGCCTGGGCGGGCTGGCCATGGGCAAGGCCGCCTTCGAGGTCCGCGTCACCGCCGGGGAGGCGCTGCGTCCGGACGGCCTGGACGAGGTGGAGTTCTTCTTCAGCGCCAACCCGGGTGAGCCGGCGCGGCCCCTGGCCAAGGTGGCCTCGGGCGGCGAGGCCAGCCGCCTCCTGCTCGCGCTCAAACGTGCACTGGCGGACAGCGACGCCTGCGGCTGCTACATCCTGGACGAAGCGGACGCGGGCGTGAGCGGCGCCATCGCGGACGTGGTGGGGCGGATGATTCGCGAGGTCAGCTCCCACCGGCAGGTGCTGTGCATCACGCACCTCCCCCAGGTGGCGGCCTACGCGGACGCGCACCTGCTCATCAAGAAGAGCGTGAAGGGCGAGCGCACCGTGTCCCAGGTGCTGCCGCTCGCGGCCGGCGCCGAGCGCACGCAGGAGCTGGCGCGCATGATGTCCGGCGTGGAGGTGACGCGCGAGGCGCTGGGCGCGGCGGAGGCGCTGGTGCGTTCGGCCCACCGGGCCACCCCCCGCGCACGCCGCGAATCCGGCCCGGAAGGCAATAGCCCCCGGGGCCGGCTGCGCCGGACGGCCTGA
- a CDS encoding Stp1/IreP family PP2C-type Ser/Thr phosphatase, with translation MSSTAGQTAAPRHKVISAGLTDVGRKRNHNEDSFLIDDELQLYVVADGMGGHAGGGTASRIAVETIDKELRRAREGRDNPFVSVPNLQDSPIPEALRGAVEKACQAIYLTAQDDARLSGMGTTVISLVVRDEHAFFAHVGDSRAYLIRGDLIQQISEDHSLVNEQIKAGMITPEEAKHSRYKNIITRSVGFEEEVQVDVMGLVSEPGDVFLLCSDGLANMLEDREIHDTVARYPSLDEVPKHLIDLANERGGDDNISVIVVRMQGG, from the coding sequence GTGTCCAGCACCGCAGGGCAGACCGCGGCCCCCCGCCATAAAGTCATCTCCGCTGGCCTGACGGACGTCGGGCGCAAGCGCAATCACAACGAGGACAGCTTCCTCATTGACGATGAGCTCCAGCTCTACGTCGTGGCGGACGGCATGGGTGGGCACGCGGGTGGTGGAACCGCGTCGCGCATCGCCGTCGAGACCATCGACAAGGAGCTGAGGCGCGCACGTGAAGGGCGGGACAACCCCTTCGTCAGCGTTCCCAACCTCCAGGATTCGCCCATTCCGGAAGCGCTCCGGGGCGCGGTGGAGAAGGCCTGTCAGGCCATCTACCTCACCGCCCAGGATGACGCGCGCCTGTCCGGCATGGGCACGACAGTCATCTCCCTGGTGGTCCGCGACGAGCACGCCTTCTTCGCCCACGTGGGTGACAGTCGCGCGTACCTCATCCGCGGGGACCTCATTCAGCAGATCTCCGAGGACCACTCGCTGGTCAACGAGCAGATCAAGGCGGGGATGATCACACCGGAAGAGGCCAAGCACTCCCGGTACAAGAACATCATCACCCGCTCCGTCGGCTTCGAGGAGGAGGTGCAGGTGGACGTCATGGGGCTCGTGTCCGAGCCCGGCGACGTGTTCCTGCTCTGCTCTGACGGCCTCGCGAACATGCTCGAGGACCGGGAGATCCACGACACCGTCGCGCGCTACCCGAGCCTGGACGAGGTGCCCAAGCACCTCATCGACCTGGCCAACGAGCGCGGCGGCGACGACAACATCAGCGTCATCGTGGTGCGCATGCAGGGCGGGTAG
- a CDS encoding M23 family metallopeptidase, translated as MAKKSFTLMVIPDHDAPVKRYTIQRSWLVQVGMGLMLVAGLGAGASIHYLQVAADASENRILREENLTLRSQLKSVRERIEHIGSTLDRVERFDQKLRAVTLLSDPQRNLAMGPTEPEAGTTVPATDTQFTQLTTTDTPKMMLGRLDRLSAEATRQELSLQDLQAYFQDQKSLLASTPSVWPARGWVTSDFGQRLDPYTADRVTHAGLDIAAPHGKEVTAPSDGTVVFAGLEGGYGNVLVIDHGYGIKTRYGHLSKILVKAGDRVKRGSPIAAVGNTGRSTGPHLHYEVRVNGVPQNPRKFILEE; from the coding sequence GTGGCCAAAAAGTCCTTCACGCTGATGGTCATCCCGGACCACGACGCTCCGGTGAAGCGCTACACCATCCAGCGCTCCTGGTTGGTTCAGGTGGGCATGGGCCTGATGCTGGTGGCGGGCCTGGGCGCCGGTGCGAGCATCCACTACCTCCAGGTGGCGGCGGACGCGTCGGAGAACCGCATCCTGCGCGAGGAGAACCTCACGCTGCGCTCGCAGCTGAAGTCGGTGCGTGAGCGCATCGAGCACATCGGTTCCACGCTGGACCGCGTGGAGCGCTTCGACCAGAAGCTGCGCGCGGTGACGCTCCTGTCGGACCCGCAGCGCAACCTGGCCATGGGCCCCACGGAGCCGGAGGCCGGCACCACGGTGCCCGCGACGGACACGCAGTTCACGCAGCTGACCACCACGGACACGCCCAAGATGATGCTGGGCCGGTTGGATCGGCTGTCCGCGGAGGCCACCCGCCAGGAGCTGAGCCTCCAGGACCTGCAGGCCTACTTCCAGGACCAGAAGTCGCTCCTGGCCTCCACGCCGTCGGTGTGGCCGGCGCGCGGCTGGGTGACCAGCGATTTCGGCCAGCGCCTGGACCCGTACACGGCGGACCGCGTGACGCACGCGGGTCTGGACATCGCGGCGCCGCACGGCAAGGAAGTCACCGCGCCGTCGGACGGCACGGTGGTGTTCGCGGGGCTGGAGGGCGGGTACGGCAACGTGCTCGTCATCGACCACGGCTACGGCATCAAGACGCGCTACGGCCACCTGTCCAAGATTCTGGTGAAGGCCGGGGACCGGGTGAAGCGCGGCTCGCCCATCGCGGCGGTGGGCAACACGGGCCGCTCCACCGGCCCGCACCTGCACTACGAGGTGCGCGTCAACGGCGTGCCGCAGAACCCGCGCAAGTTCATCCTGGAAGAGTAA
- a CDS encoding GGDEF domain-containing protein: MPYAIDDATATALVALHPRAARPGHAQEAPQAAAQELIAAEQRRRGQPDATGAMHVLALTQGTLLKEEFDLSTHAHHDGWRVGAVMVDVKEMIHFNARFGFPAGDALLKATVASLTAQYPGARIVRFQPDGFAVLLLPTSQLTVREDSAEGTRARLAEDLRPALPPGASATDVPGFTVALLELTVHQPSHWQVLGPLLWAEVERAYIMERTGRTHGLQRRRLRLDAFLPEPEGT; encoded by the coding sequence ATGCCCTACGCAATCGACGACGCCACCGCTACCGCCCTCGTCGCACTCCATCCCCGGGCCGCGCGTCCCGGGCACGCCCAGGAGGCGCCGCAGGCCGCCGCCCAGGAGCTCATCGCCGCCGAGCAGCGCCGACGAGGCCAGCCGGACGCCACCGGGGCCATGCACGTGCTGGCGCTCACGCAGGGCACGCTCCTCAAGGAGGAGTTCGACCTGTCCACGCACGCGCACCACGACGGCTGGCGCGTGGGCGCGGTGATGGTGGACGTGAAGGAGATGATCCACTTCAACGCGCGCTTCGGCTTCCCCGCCGGGGACGCGCTGCTGAAGGCCACCGTCGCGTCGCTCACCGCGCAGTACCCGGGCGCGCGCATCGTGCGCTTCCAGCCGGATGGCTTCGCGGTGCTGCTGCTGCCCACGTCCCAGCTCACCGTGCGCGAGGACAGCGCGGAAGGGACGCGCGCGAGGCTGGCGGAGGACCTGCGCCCCGCGCTGCCTCCGGGCGCCTCGGCCACCGACGTGCCGGGCTTCACCGTGGCGCTGCTGGAGCTGACGGTGCACCAGCCGTCGCACTGGCAGGTGCTGGGGCCGCTCCTGTGGGCGGAGGTGGAGCGGGCCTACATCATGGAGCGCACCGGGCGGACGCACGGCCTGCAGCGGCGGCGCCTGCGCCTGGACGCGTTCCTCCCGGAGCCGGAAGGAACCTGA
- a CDS encoding SAM-dependent methyltransferase — translation MPAQTLAAQPARWLWTCREGFEGHLFEELAWADAAPRLLGPALVESQQRPDVPPAFGRAVEKVITTWAPPGGAQVPVEDIVAAMSGLPSRVPWLVRAYTPDSAKGNTQAGRAEALEAAVRAALPPARLLEDDGRAREAGALLVGLCVAPEGVLMLGAVSAREALSLAPGGRRRMKRAGESPSRAAMKLEEALDGLAHEPGRGDVCVDLGAAPGGWTQRLVARGARVVAVDPAKLMPELARNPRVQHVQESAFAYAPEEPADWLFCDMAWRPLEVAQLLAKWGRRRLARNLVANIKLPMKDKNPLLLRVRQTLVEDGGWEGLTVRQLYHDRDEVTVTAHRMR, via the coding sequence ATGCCCGCACAGACGCTGGCGGCCCAGCCGGCCCGGTGGCTGTGGACCTGCCGGGAGGGCTTCGAAGGGCACCTGTTCGAGGAGCTGGCCTGGGCGGACGCGGCCCCCCGCCTCCTGGGGCCGGCCCTGGTGGAGTCCCAGCAGCGCCCGGACGTGCCGCCTGCCTTCGGCCGGGCGGTGGAGAAGGTCATCACCACCTGGGCCCCGCCGGGCGGAGCCCAGGTGCCGGTGGAGGACATCGTGGCCGCGATGTCCGGGCTGCCGTCGCGCGTGCCCTGGCTCGTCCGGGCCTACACGCCGGACAGCGCGAAGGGCAACACGCAGGCGGGCCGCGCCGAGGCCCTGGAGGCGGCCGTGCGCGCCGCGCTCCCCCCGGCCCGGTTGCTGGAGGACGATGGCCGGGCCCGCGAGGCGGGGGCCCTGCTGGTGGGCCTGTGCGTCGCGCCGGAGGGGGTGCTGATGCTGGGCGCGGTGAGCGCTCGCGAGGCCCTGTCGCTGGCGCCGGGCGGGCGGCGGCGGATGAAGCGCGCGGGCGAGTCCCCCTCCCGCGCGGCGATGAAGCTGGAGGAGGCGCTGGACGGGCTGGCGCATGAGCCCGGGCGCGGCGACGTCTGCGTGGACCTGGGCGCGGCGCCGGGCGGCTGGACGCAGCGGCTGGTGGCCCGCGGGGCGCGGGTGGTGGCGGTGGACCCGGCGAAGCTGATGCCGGAGCTGGCCAGGAACCCGCGCGTCCAGCACGTGCAGGAGAGCGCCTTCGCCTACGCCCCGGAGGAGCCCGCGGACTGGCTCTTCTGCGACATGGCGTGGCGGCCCCTGGAGGTGGCGCAGCTTTTGGCCAAGTGGGGCCGGCGCCGCTTGGCGCGCAACCTGGTGGCCAACATCAAGCTGCCCATGAAGGACAAGAACCCGCTGCTCCTGCGCGTCCGCCAGACGCTCGTGGAGGACGGGGGCTGGGAGGGCCTCACCGTCCGCCAGCTCTACCATGACCGGGACGAGGTGACCGTCACGGCGCACCGGATGCGCTGA